In the Devosia sp. SL43 genome, one interval contains:
- the tilS gene encoding tRNA lysidine(34) synthetase TilS: MPARLAPDIASPAGLQALFAGIAGEPAIGLAVSGGADSLALLLLVQRWAADRPNPPRLHVYSVDHGLRPEASGEVAMVLDLARSLDLAATGLAWTGEKPQSGVQEAARIARYRLMGAAMAADGVGLLLTAHHRNDQAETVLMRMAHGSGIEGLRGMAPIAEVEGIRVHRPLLDIDPEALRAVVVAAGLIPADDPSNVDTHYERVRWRQAMPGLAELGLDAATIATFAERMAEADAAIAQMADGCFSEIVRLDGFGAARIELTPLVGLSPAISTRLLGRVLNIVGGRQKPRALGQVERLRQTIAEAGLPKATTVLGCVIRIKDGAVIVAREPGRVLPPDSILPPHGELVWDERFRIINGSDEAGLTASVADYLPRHRLEEFLGFKVTAPAEAIRTAPIVRDAAGGVLALGGWSFDERIKVQLLID; the protein is encoded by the coding sequence ATGCCCGCCCGCCTAGCACCTGACATCGCGTCGCCAGCGGGCCTCCAAGCGCTGTTCGCCGGGATTGCCGGCGAACCTGCCATTGGCCTGGCCGTTTCCGGCGGTGCCGACAGCCTGGCGCTGCTGCTGCTGGTACAGCGCTGGGCGGCGGACCGCCCCAATCCACCGCGGCTCCACGTCTATTCGGTCGATCATGGCCTGCGGCCCGAAGCATCAGGCGAAGTCGCCATGGTGCTCGATCTCGCGCGCTCGCTCGACCTGGCGGCTACAGGGCTGGCCTGGACCGGCGAGAAGCCGCAGAGCGGGGTGCAGGAAGCGGCTCGCATCGCGCGCTATCGTCTGATGGGTGCAGCCATGGCTGCCGACGGCGTCGGCCTGCTGCTGACGGCGCATCATCGCAACGATCAGGCTGAGACCGTGCTGATGCGCATGGCCCATGGCAGCGGCATCGAGGGCCTGCGGGGCATGGCGCCAATTGCCGAAGTCGAAGGCATCCGCGTGCATCGCCCGCTGCTCGATATCGACCCCGAGGCCCTGCGCGCCGTGGTGGTTGCGGCGGGCCTGATCCCTGCTGACGACCCGTCCAATGTCGATACGCACTACGAGCGCGTGCGCTGGCGCCAGGCCATGCCCGGTCTGGCCGAGCTGGGCCTCGATGCGGCCACCATCGCAACCTTCGCCGAGCGTATGGCTGAGGCCGATGCCGCCATCGCGCAGATGGCCGATGGCTGTTTCAGCGAAATTGTGCGGCTTGATGGCTTTGGCGCCGCGCGCATTGAGCTGACGCCACTGGTTGGCCTCTCGCCAGCCATCTCGACGCGCCTGCTGGGTCGCGTGCTCAATATCGTCGGCGGACGGCAAAAGCCGCGCGCATTGGGTCAGGTCGAGCGGCTGCGCCAGACCATCGCTGAAGCGGGCCTGCCCAAGGCGACCACCGTGTTGGGCTGTGTCATCCGCATCAAGGATGGCGCCGTGATCGTGGCCCGCGAGCCGGGCCGGGTCTTGCCGCCCGACTCAATTCTGCCCCCGCATGGCGAACTGGTCTGGGATGAACGCTTCCGCATCATCAACGGCTCGGACGAAGCCGGCCTGACCGCCAGCGTGGCCGATTACCTTCCGCGCCACCGGCTGGAGGAGTTTTTGGGTTTCAAGGTCACGGCCCCAGCGGAGGCCATCCGCACGGCGCCGATCGTTCGGGATGCAGCCGGCGGGGTGCTGGCGCTAGGCGGCTGGTCGTTCGACGAACGCATCAAGGTGCAGTTGCTGATCGATTGA
- a CDS encoding LacI family DNA-binding transcriptional regulator, which translates to MVTIKDVAKAANVSIATVSRVVNNYAHVRPAVREAVAKAIAELGYRPNGLASSFRTQQSNIVGVLLRQQRTPFSSALAYAIETTMFDQGYRVLLCSTNGDPEREEAYLETMLDMRAQGVIIRPSAATARTVKQVNTLRDRGIAVSFVDMKPKMAAISSVVCDNFSGGYQGMRHLIELGHRKIGIVAGKIAQKGGSFDVGSERVRGIRQAAQDLATDVEIVFSPPFDIASFEVGREAGQAMITGHRGLTAIFATTDMLAIGVMHAAHALDLDLPRDLSILGYDGVLESSVTFPTLSTIAQPIHEMGQIAATTLIDHMTGASKSPRQVVLENTLIQRSSTIPLPE; encoded by the coding sequence ATGGTGACTATCAAGGATGTGGCGAAGGCCGCCAATGTCTCGATCGCCACGGTATCGCGCGTGGTCAACAACTACGCCCATGTCCGCCCGGCCGTGCGCGAAGCTGTAGCCAAGGCCATTGCCGAACTGGGCTATCGCCCCAACGGCCTCGCCAGCTCATTCCGCACCCAGCAGTCCAACATCGTCGGCGTCCTGCTGCGCCAGCAGCGCACGCCCTTCAGCAGCGCCCTCGCCTACGCCATCGAAACCACCATGTTCGACCAGGGCTACCGTGTCCTGCTCTGCTCCACCAACGGCGACCCCGAGCGCGAGGAAGCCTATCTCGAGACCATGCTCGACATGCGCGCACAAGGCGTCATCATCCGCCCCAGCGCCGCCACGGCCCGCACCGTCAAACAGGTGAACACCCTGCGGGACCGCGGCATTGCCGTCTCCTTCGTCGACATGAAGCCCAAGATGGCCGCCATCAGCTCCGTCGTCTGCGACAATTTTTCCGGCGGCTACCAGGGGATGCGCCACCTGATCGAGCTGGGCCATCGCAAGATCGGCATCGTCGCCGGCAAGATCGCCCAGAAGGGCGGTAGCTTCGACGTTGGCAGCGAGCGCGTGCGCGGCATACGCCAGGCCGCACAGGATCTAGCGACCGATGTCGAGATCGTCTTCTCGCCGCCCTTCGACATCGCCAGCTTCGAAGTCGGCCGCGAAGCCGGCCAGGCCATGATAACGGGTCATCGCGGCCTAACCGCCATCTTCGCCACCACGGACATGCTGGCCATCGGCGTCATGCACGCCGCCCACGCACTCGATCTCGACCTGCCCCGCGACCTGTCGATTCTCGGCTATGACGGCGTCCTCGAATCCTCGGTCACCTTCCCCACCCTCTCCACCATCGCCCAGCCCATCCACGAAATGGGCCAGATCGCTGCCACGACCCTGATCGACCACATGACCGGCGCCAGCAAATCCCCCCGCCAGGTCGTCCTCGAAAACACACTGATCCAACGCAGCTCCACCATCCCCCTCCCCGAGTAG
- a CDS encoding ABC transporter substrate-binding protein — MQKDRFGITRLLTVTSVLLGTTALPGAIALPVQAQDVANACASGFTEAPQLKAQVDAGTLPPVAKRLPLEPLVIQPAEEIGVYGGQFIDSWGGGNVADLRQFGYEPLVRWSVDGSEVVPGIAKSWDVSEDATTYTFHLREGMKWSDGQPFTADDIIFWWDRVENNPKVMTGGPRAELKNNGAVPTVTKVDDYTVTFAYEQPNGLFLQNMAGPYGQRVVQFPAHYMEQFDIDLNPDGVAEMMAAAGATDYAAWWKGNVGSYGDAAQFNNPERPSIHAWIGTDTLLGKERVTYVRNPYYFAVDPSCQQLPYIDERVWTVAADPEVTLLQSIQGQITMSPRNVSTPQNRAVFFDSQEAGDYRLVPATSCDYNTAVLGFSVNHPDPIKAQVFGSKDFRAGVSLAINRQEIIDTIYLGQGEPFQPAPLPNSPFYNETLAKEFTEFDPAAAAEHLDKIIPMGPDGVRVGPDGQPFKFSVEINADFKPDTVDAFQLIERTWKQAGLDVTINYHSDELFGNARAKPDADAAVWVGENGCGQLPLLNLGRFMNDYGYWSLGNWSGWAAWDMLRLNPEATLPEGWAPIEPPANVQRLYVLRSTIPTTVGDEQAALMKEFTDLLAEEFLTIGIANPAGYYRSVKNNLHNVPAELIEGWLYPGPAPANFSTFFFK; from the coding sequence ATGCAGAAGGATCGTTTTGGCATAACGCGACTGCTGACGGTGACGTCGGTGCTGCTCGGCACAACGGCCTTGCCCGGCGCTATTGCGCTGCCGGTGCAGGCGCAGGATGTGGCCAATGCCTGTGCCAGCGGCTTCACTGAGGCGCCGCAGCTCAAGGCGCAGGTGGATGCGGGCACGTTGCCACCGGTGGCGAAGCGCCTGCCGCTCGAACCGCTGGTGATCCAGCCAGCCGAGGAAATCGGCGTCTATGGCGGCCAGTTCATCGATAGTTGGGGCGGTGGCAACGTCGCCGATCTCCGTCAGTTCGGCTATGAGCCGCTGGTGCGCTGGAGCGTCGATGGCTCGGAAGTGGTGCCCGGCATCGCCAAGAGCTGGGACGTCAGCGAGGACGCGACGACTTATACCTTCCATCTGCGCGAGGGCATGAAGTGGTCGGACGGCCAGCCCTTCACCGCCGACGACATCATCTTCTGGTGGGATCGCGTCGAGAACAATCCCAAGGTCATGACCGGCGGACCGCGCGCCGAGCTCAAGAACAATGGCGCCGTGCCCACCGTCACCAAGGTCGACGACTACACCGTAACCTTCGCCTATGAGCAGCCTAACGGCCTGTTCCTGCAGAACATGGCCGGCCCCTATGGCCAGCGCGTCGTGCAGTTTCCGGCCCATTACATGGAACAGTTCGATATCGACCTGAACCCCGATGGTGTGGCCGAGATGATGGCCGCCGCCGGGGCGACCGATTATGCGGCCTGGTGGAAGGGCAATGTCGGCTCTTATGGCGACGCCGCCCAGTTCAACAATCCAGAGCGTCCGTCGATCCATGCCTGGATCGGCACCGATACGCTGCTGGGCAAGGAACGCGTGACCTATGTCCGCAATCCCTACTACTTCGCTGTCGATCCCTCGTGCCAGCAGCTCCCCTATATCGACGAGCGTGTGTGGACCGTCGCGGCTGACCCGGAAGTGACGCTGCTGCAGTCGATCCAGGGCCAGATCACCATGTCGCCGCGCAATGTGTCGACCCCACAGAACCGTGCCGTGTTCTTCGACAGCCAGGAAGCGGGCGACTATCGCCTCGTTCCGGCGACGAGCTGCGACTACAACACGGCCGTGCTGGGCTTCTCGGTGAACCATCCCGATCCGATCAAGGCGCAGGTCTTTGGCTCCAAGGACTTCCGCGCCGGTGTATCGCTGGCCATCAATCGCCAGGAGATCATCGACACGATCTATCTGGGTCAGGGCGAGCCGTTCCAGCCGGCGCCGTTGCCGAACTCCCCGTTCTATAACGAGACGCTGGCCAAGGAATTCACCGAGTTCGATCCGGCTGCAGCGGCTGAGCATCTCGACAAGATCATCCCGATGGGACCCGATGGGGTGCGTGTCGGGCCGGACGGCCAGCCGTTCAAGTTCTCGGTCGAGATCAATGCCGACTTCAAGCCTGATACGGTCGACGCGTTCCAGTTGATCGAACGCACCTGGAAGCAGGCCGGGCTCGATGTCACGATCAACTACCACTCGGACGAGCTGTTCGGTAATGCGCGCGCCAAGCCGGATGCCGATGCGGCCGTGTGGGTGGGCGAGAACGGCTGTGGCCAGCTGCCACTGCTCAATCTTGGTCGCTTCATGAACGACTATGGCTACTGGTCGCTGGGCAACTGGTCCGGCTGGGCCGCCTGGGACATGCTGCGGCTCAATCCTGAGGCGACCTTGCCCGAAGGCTGGGCGCCGATCGAGCCACCGGCCAATGTGCAGCGTCTTTATGTGTTGCGCTCGACCATTCCGACCACGGTTGGAGACGAGCAGGCCGCGCTGATGAAGGAATTCACCGACCTGCTGGCCGAAGAGTTCCTGACCATCGGCATCGCCAACCCGGCGGGCTACTACCGTTCGGTCAAGAACAACCTGCACAACGTGCCGGCTGAGCTGATCGAAGGCTGGCTCTATCCGGGCCCGGCGCCAGCGAACTTCTCGACCTTCTTTTTCAAGTAA
- a CDS encoding HAD family hydrolase, translated as MSSPFQAATPAEIELARRLAPMIRFGDNEPFLPSRVGVSVLTNPGRSPSAPLDIAFAPGIARVIEYAIWWDWDIQHLYELEHIWLHLDASDALVSVEASAHGGKFAMHTADGALPIEAGRVTLISTPGKHAFTATPDGQRPHAEMTTVCCQELAGRGGVLINDMFRDQLADVSLEDHRAVKRYLQARAFLPSFSFGQVFDLASVEIVSWHDLAAWIPGQVKAVLDQVRQEQPLLKAVFLDSGDTLVDEASEKFDADGYVIEADLIPGALEMVRSLAEDGYRLALVADGRVRSFSTVLGGHGIAPHFHAQVISETEGCSKPDARMFQKAMSSLGLESDDAEAIVMVGNHLERDIGGANRLGIVSIWQSWSKKRSHVPAEAIEVPRYTIRTPGELPGLLADIERQMARDKANPVPGFEESRPT; from the coding sequence ATGTCGTCACCATTCCAGGCCGCCACACCGGCGGAGATAGAACTGGCGCGCCGCCTCGCTCCAATGATCCGCTTCGGCGACAACGAGCCGTTCCTGCCATCGCGCGTCGGTGTCTCGGTGCTGACCAACCCCGGCCGCTCGCCTTCCGCGCCACTCGATATCGCCTTTGCCCCCGGCATCGCCAGGGTCATCGAATATGCGATCTGGTGGGACTGGGACATCCAGCATCTCTACGAGCTTGAACACATCTGGCTGCATCTGGACGCATCCGACGCCCTCGTTTCCGTCGAGGCCAGCGCCCACGGCGGGAAATTCGCCATGCACACAGCCGATGGCGCCCTGCCCATCGAGGCAGGACGCGTAACCCTGATCTCGACGCCAGGCAAACACGCCTTCACTGCCACTCCCGATGGTCAGCGACCGCATGCTGAAATGACGACCGTATGCTGCCAGGAACTCGCCGGGCGCGGTGGCGTGTTGATCAACGACATGTTCCGTGACCAATTGGCCGATGTCAGCCTTGAAGACCATCGCGCGGTTAAACGCTACCTCCAGGCTCGCGCCTTCCTGCCTAGTTTCAGCTTCGGCCAGGTGTTCGACCTGGCTTCGGTAGAGATTGTCAGCTGGCATGATCTGGCGGCTTGGATACCGGGCCAGGTCAAGGCGGTGCTGGACCAGGTGCGGCAGGAACAGCCCCTGCTCAAGGCGGTGTTTCTTGACAGCGGCGATACGCTGGTCGACGAGGCCAGCGAGAAATTCGATGCCGACGGGTATGTGATCGAGGCTGACCTCATCCCCGGCGCGCTCGAAATGGTGCGCTCGCTGGCCGAAGACGGCTATCGGCTGGCACTGGTGGCTGATGGGCGCGTGCGTAGTTTCTCAACGGTCCTAGGTGGCCACGGCATCGCGCCGCATTTCCACGCGCAGGTGATTTCGGAAACAGAAGGATGCTCCAAGCCGGATGCGCGCATGTTCCAGAAGGCCATGAGTTCGCTGGGATTGGAATCCGATGATGCCGAGGCCATCGTGATGGTCGGCAATCACCTGGAGCGCGACATTGGCGGGGCCAACCGGCTCGGCATTGTCAGCATATGGCAGAGCTGGTCCAAGAAGCGTAGCCACGTCCCTGCCGAAGCGATCGAGGTTCCCCGCTACACCATCCGCACCCCCGGCGAACTGCCGGGCCTACTGGCCGATATCGAGCGCCAGATGGCGCGCGACAAAGCCAACCCGGTGCCAGGCTTTGAAGAGTCGCGCCCCACGTAG
- a CDS encoding outer membrane protein produces MRKLIAAIMVAGAAVIAGPALAADFPEYPPIIEIPDVDYGVQGSFYLRGSAAANVLWSKEAYAFECVVCGPPVVTTFPFVAMGYGYSVGAGFGYETGTGLRFDATIDYVGNEGLKVTKDASYGVRAGDYTVKLRSTLAMANAYYDFSFGGDYGYGAAGGAFGYVGVGAGAAFSHVDIASPAGVVVPSGGNTSFAAAAMAGVGYDFGAVVADIGYRGVYIASLTNGAAEPDTVWSDNNWLHEVRGTLRYRFN; encoded by the coding sequence ATGCGCAAGCTCATCGCTGCGATCATGGTGGCAGGAGCCGCCGTCATTGCTGGTCCGGCACTCGCTGCCGACTTCCCGGAATATCCGCCAATCATCGAAATCCCGGATGTGGATTATGGCGTCCAGGGCTCGTTCTACCTCCGTGGCAGCGCCGCCGCGAACGTGTTGTGGTCCAAAGAGGCCTACGCTTTTGAATGCGTGGTCTGCGGCCCTCCAGTCGTCACGACATTCCCCTTCGTCGCCATGGGCTACGGCTACAGCGTCGGTGCCGGCTTCGGTTACGAAACTGGCACGGGCCTGCGCTTCGATGCCACCATCGACTATGTCGGCAATGAAGGCCTAAAGGTCACCAAGGATGCATCTTACGGCGTTCGCGCCGGCGACTACACTGTCAAGCTGCGCTCGACTCTGGCCATGGCTAACGCCTATTACGACTTCTCCTTCGGCGGTGACTACGGCTACGGCGCTGCTGGTGGTGCCTTCGGCTATGTCGGCGTGGGTGCCGGTGCGGCCTTCAGCCATGTCGATATCGCTTCTCCTGCCGGCGTTGTCGTCCCGTCGGGCGGCAATACCAGCTTTGCCGCAGCCGCCATGGCTGGCGTCGGCTATGACTTCGGTGCCGTCGTGGCCGATATTGGCTACCGCGGTGTCTACATCGCCTCGCTTACCAACGGCGCGGCAGAACCAGACACCGTCTGGTCCGACAACAACTGGCTGCACGAAGTGCGCGGCACGCTCCGCTACCGCTTCAACTAA
- the glmM gene encoding phosphoglucosamine mutase, producing MARKYFGTDGIRGLANGEKLTPELAMKIGMAAGHKFVRGEHRNRVVIGKDTRRSGYMIESALGAGFTAVGMDVYFLGPMPTPAVAMLTRSLRADLGVMISASHNPYDDNGIKLFRPDGYKLSDEVEADIERLIDSDSTSMLAHGMNIGRAHRDEEARTRYIEYAKRTLPRNVDLSGLRVVLDCANGAAYKVAPIALWELGAEVITIGVEPDGYNINHKVGSTAPQAVADKVREMRADIGIALDGDADRVIIIDEKGNVVDGDQFMAVIAQSWLEREMLLGGGIVATVMSNLGLERYLTTLGLTLERTQVGDRYVLEAMRAKGFNVGGEQSGHIILSDFTTTGDGLVAALQLLAVLKQQERPVSEICARFDKVPQLLRSVKFKSGKPLEHKQVIAAIADGQAMLGTGGRLVVRASGTEPVIRVMGEADDAALVSTVVAQIEAAIREVA from the coding sequence ATGGCCAGGAAATATTTCGGCACCGACGGTATTCGTGGACTCGCCAATGGCGAGAAGCTGACCCCTGAACTCGCCATGAAGATCGGCATGGCTGCCGGGCACAAATTCGTCCGCGGTGAACATCGTAACCGCGTGGTGATCGGCAAGGATACACGCCGCTCGGGCTATATGATCGAGAGCGCACTGGGTGCCGGATTCACGGCGGTGGGCATGGACGTGTACTTCCTCGGCCCGATGCCGACACCGGCCGTTGCCATGCTGACACGGTCGCTGCGCGCCGATCTCGGCGTCATGATTTCGGCGTCGCACAATCCCTACGACGACAACGGGATCAAGCTGTTCCGACCCGACGGCTACAAGCTTTCCGATGAGGTCGAGGCCGATATCGAGCGACTGATCGATAGCGACAGTACGTCGATGCTGGCGCATGGCATGAATATCGGACGCGCGCATCGCGACGAGGAAGCGCGCACGCGCTACATCGAATATGCCAAGCGCACCCTGCCGCGGAACGTCGATCTGTCCGGGCTGCGCGTGGTTCTCGATTGCGCAAACGGCGCTGCCTACAAGGTCGCCCCCATTGCGCTCTGGGAGCTGGGTGCCGAAGTCATCACCATCGGTGTCGAGCCCGATGGCTACAACATCAACCATAAGGTCGGGTCCACCGCACCGCAGGCAGTGGCCGACAAGGTGCGCGAAATGCGGGCCGATATCGGGATTGCGCTCGATGGCGATGCCGATCGCGTCATCATCATCGACGAAAAGGGCAATGTGGTTGATGGCGACCAGTTCATGGCCGTCATCGCCCAGAGTTGGCTCGAGCGCGAAATGCTGCTGGGCGGGGGCATTGTCGCCACCGTCATGTCCAATCTGGGCCTCGAGCGTTACCTGACGACGCTAGGGCTGACGCTGGAACGCACCCAGGTGGGCGACCGCTATGTGCTGGAAGCCATGCGCGCCAAGGGCTTTAACGTCGGCGGCGAACAGTCGGGCCACATCATCCTGTCGGACTTCACCACCACGGGCGATGGCCTTGTGGCGGCTCTTCAATTGCTGGCAGTGCTCAAGCAGCAGGAGCGGCCGGTCTCGGAAATCTGCGCGCGCTTCGACAAGGTTCCGCAGCTGCTGCGCAGCGTCAAGTTCAAGTCGGGTAAGCCGCTTGAACACAAGCAGGTCATCGCCGCCATAGCCGATGGTCAGGCCATGCTCGGTACTGGCGGGCGCCTTGTCGTGCGCGCTTCCGGCACAGAGCCGGTAATCCGCGTCATGGGCGAGGCCGATGATGCAGCCCTGGTCTCGACAGTGGTGGCGCAGATTGAAGCAGCCATCCGCGAAGTTGCCTGA
- the denD gene encoding D-erythronate dehydrogenase has product MKILVIGAAGMVGRKLVAALLKTGQVGGREIAGLTLADVVEPSPVTASIPITRVATDLSAQGAAAALIADRPDIIFHLAAIVSGEAEADFDKGYRINLDGTRYLLEAIRQAGLQHSYKPRLVFTSSIAVFGEPLPEVIGDTQQHTPLTSYGTQKAIGELLLADYSRRGFLDGVGIRLPTIVVRPGKPNKAASGFFSGILREPLAGMEAILPVAEDVRHWFASPRAAVGFLLHAAEMDTDALGARRNLTMPGLAATVGEEIAALERVAGPKATALIRREPDETIIRIVAGWPKAFDARRASALGFAGDADFDEIIRIHIEDELGGKIG; this is encoded by the coding sequence ATGAAAATACTGGTCATCGGCGCAGCCGGGATGGTGGGGCGCAAGCTGGTGGCGGCTCTGCTCAAGACCGGCCAAGTCGGTGGGCGCGAGATCGCCGGACTGACGCTGGCCGATGTCGTCGAGCCTAGTCCCGTTACGGCGAGCATCCCCATCACCCGGGTGGCGACCGACTTGTCCGCTCAAGGCGCGGCCGCAGCTCTGATCGCAGATCGCCCGGATATCATCTTCCACCTTGCAGCCATCGTTTCGGGGGAGGCTGAGGCGGATTTCGACAAGGGATATCGGATCAATCTCGACGGCACCCGCTATCTTCTCGAGGCGATCCGTCAGGCGGGTCTCCAGCACAGCTACAAGCCGCGACTGGTCTTCACCTCGTCGATCGCCGTGTTCGGTGAGCCGCTACCAGAGGTGATCGGCGATACCCAGCAGCATACGCCGCTGACCAGCTACGGCACGCAGAAGGCCATTGGCGAACTGCTGCTGGCCGACTATTCGCGCCGTGGCTTTCTCGATGGGGTCGGTATCCGGTTGCCGACCATCGTTGTCCGACCCGGCAAGCCCAACAAAGCTGCGTCTGGCTTCTTCTCCGGCATACTGCGTGAACCGCTGGCCGGCATGGAAGCGATCCTGCCTGTTGCCGAGGATGTGCGACACTGGTTTGCCAGCCCGCGCGCTGCGGTGGGCTTCCTGCTGCACGCCGCAGAGATGGATACCGATGCGCTCGGTGCCAGGCGCAATCTCACCATGCCGGGCCTTGCCGCCACGGTCGGTGAAGAGATCGCTGCGCTGGAGCGCGTTGCCGGGCCAAAGGCGACAGCGCTTATCCGCCGCGAACCCGATGAAACCATCATCCGCATTGTCGCCGGGTGGCCCAAGGCCTTCGATGCCCGTCGTGCCAGCGCGCTTGGCTTTGCCGGCGATGCTGATTTCGACGAAATCATCCGCATCCATATCGAGGACGAACTGGGTGGGAAGATCGGCTAA
- the ftsH gene encoding ATP-dependent zinc metalloprotease FtsH: MNGNFRNFAIWLVILFMLMGLFQVFQSSTRSISVADKSYSEFVKDVDAGSVTSVTITNNIVGGTLRDGTRFETVLPDGADVVNRLEDKGVSITARAPESSPFWSILLSSWLPFIVIIGVWFFFIRQMQGGGRGGAMGFGKSRAKLLTESHGKVTFEDVAGVDEAKQDLEEIVEFLRDPGKFQRLGGRIPRGVLLVGPPGTGKTLLARSVAGEANVPFFTISGSDFVEMFVGVGASRVRDMFEQAKKNAPCIIFIDEIDAVGRQRGAGLGGGNDEREQTLNQLLVEMDGFEANEGIILIAATNRPDVLDPALLRPGRFDRQVVVPNPDVSGREKVLKVHVRKVPLAPDVDLKVLARGTPGFSGADLMNLVNEAALMAARRNKRFVTHAEFEDAKDKIMMGAERRTMAMSEDEKKLTAYHEAGHAIIALKVAGIDPIHKATIIPRGRALGMVMTLPESDTYSFSREKALARLTMLFGGREAEIIKFGPEKVTSGASGDIQMATSLARSMVMEWGMSEKLGRVRYKSNDQEVFLGHSVTQSTNMSDDTARIIDQEVRKLIEDGEASAKDILTTYHDQWEAIAQALLEYETLTGDELRALMDGQQPVRPDDSGPSNKASGVPSAGKSGKKRPDAPPEGGLEPQPGS, encoded by the coding sequence ATGAACGGAAATTTCCGCAACTTCGCCATCTGGCTGGTCATACTCTTCATGCTGATGGGCCTGTTCCAGGTCTTCCAGTCTTCGACCCGCTCGATCTCGGTTGCCGACAAGAGCTACAGCGAATTCGTCAAGGACGTCGACGCCGGCAGCGTCACCAGCGTCACCATCACCAACAATATCGTCGGCGGCACCCTGCGCGACGGCACGCGGTTCGAAACCGTGCTGCCCGATGGCGCCGATGTCGTGAACCGGCTCGAAGACAAGGGCGTGTCGATCACGGCGCGTGCCCCTGAATCGAGCCCGTTCTGGTCGATCCTGCTCAGCTCCTGGCTGCCGTTCATCGTCATCATCGGCGTGTGGTTCTTCTTCATACGCCAGATGCAGGGCGGTGGTCGTGGCGGCGCTATGGGCTTCGGCAAGTCCCGCGCCAAGCTCTTGACCGAGTCGCATGGCAAGGTGACGTTCGAGGACGTTGCCGGTGTGGACGAAGCCAAGCAGGATCTTGAGGAAATCGTCGAATTCCTTCGCGATCCGGGCAAGTTCCAGCGCCTGGGCGGTCGTATCCCGCGCGGCGTGCTGCTGGTCGGCCCTCCGGGTACCGGTAAGACGCTGCTTGCCCGCTCGGTGGCAGGTGAAGCAAACGTGCCGTTCTTCACCATTTCGGGTTCGGACTTCGTTGAAATGTTCGTCGGCGTTGGCGCCAGCCGCGTCCGCGACATGTTCGAGCAGGCCAAGAAGAACGCACCCTGCATCATCTTCATCGACGAAATCGACGCCGTCGGTCGCCAGCGTGGCGCTGGCCTGGGCGGCGGTAACGACGAACGCGAACAGACCCTCAACCAGCTCCTCGTCGAGATGGATGGCTTTGAAGCCAATGAAGGCATCATCCTGATCGCCGCCACCAACCGCCCCGACGTGCTTGATCCGGCTCTGCTGCGTCCCGGCCGCTTCGACCGCCAGGTCGTGGTGCCGAACCCCGACGTGTCGGGCCGTGAAAAGGTGCTCAAGGTTCACGTCCGCAAGGTGCCGCTTGCACCGGATGTCGATCTCAAGGTTCTGGCTCGCGGTACGCCCGGTTTCTCCGGCGCCGATCTGATGAACCTCGTCAACGAGGCGGCCCTGATGGCGGCGCGGCGCAACAAGCGCTTCGTCACCCATGCCGAGTTCGAAGATGCCAAGGACAAGATCATGATGGGCGCCGAGCGCCGCACCATGGCTATGTCCGAGGACGAGAAGAAGCTGACCGCCTATCACGAAGCCGGCCACGCCATCATCGCGCTCAAGGTTGCGGGCATCGACCCCATCCACAAGGCGACGATCATTCCGCGCGGCCGTGCCCTTGGCATGGTGATGACCCTGCCCGAGAGCGATACCTATTCGTTCTCGCGCGAAAAGGCGCTGGCTCGCCTCACCATGCTGTTCGGCGGTCGCGAAGCCGAGATCATCAAGTTCGGTCCGGAAAAGGTCACGTCGGGCGCTTCGGGTGATATCCAGATGGCGACGAGCCTTGCCCGTTCGATGGTGATGGAATGGGGTATGAGCGAGAAGCTCGGCCGCGTCCGTTACAAGTCGAACGACCAGGAAGTGTTCCTCGGCCACTCGGTGACGCAGTCGACCAACATGAGCGACGACACGGCCCGCATCATCGACCAGGAAGTGCGCAAGCTGATCGAGGATGGCGAGGCTTCGGCCAAGGACATCCTCACCACATACCACGATCAGTGGGAGGCGATTGCCCAGGCGCTGCTCGAATACGAGACGCTGACCGGCGACGAGCTGCGCGCCCTGATGGATGGCCAGCAGCCGGTTCGTCCGGATGATAGCGGCCCGTCCAACAAGGCCAGTGGCGTGCCATCGGCCGGCAAGTCGGGGAAGAAACGCCCCGACGCGCCGCCAGAGGGTGGGCTTGAGCCTCAGCCGGGTAGCTGA